The following proteins come from a genomic window of Vicinamibacterales bacterium:
- a CDS encoding GNAT family N-acetyltransferase — MTDSSGPNDRAVTRAMTRADIPAGLALCRASGWNQTAEDWEQLVARGGDGCRVAVLDGRVVGTATAVTYEGRFAWIGMVLVDVAARGRGIGRALLEEALSRLGPVPARLDATPKGHPLYLALGFVEERRLCRLTSRTAPGGAGVGGRQVRPMRRDDLAAVAEWDRSVFGAGRRPLLEWARETTPDLALVADAGAGLEGYCLARQGHDLLHVGPVVADDLEVAAYLVDACRRRAPEAPMVIDVPATPTAWTARLAEMGFVEQRPFIRMCRGTNSHEGRPASQWAIFGPEWG, encoded by the coding sequence ATGACCGACAGCAGCGGGCCGAACGACCGGGCCGTGACCCGGGCGATGACGCGGGCGGACATCCCGGCTGGTCTGGCGCTCTGCCGGGCGAGCGGTTGGAACCAGACGGCGGAGGACTGGGAACAACTCGTCGCCCGAGGCGGCGACGGGTGCCGCGTGGCCGTCCTCGATGGCCGCGTCGTGGGAACCGCGACGGCGGTGACATACGAGGGCCGTTTCGCGTGGATCGGGATGGTGCTGGTGGACGTGGCCGCTCGCGGGCGCGGCATCGGACGGGCGTTGCTGGAGGAGGCGCTCTCGAGGCTCGGCCCCGTGCCCGCGCGCCTCGACGCCACGCCGAAGGGACATCCCCTCTACCTCGCGCTTGGCTTCGTCGAAGAGCGCCGGTTGTGCCGGCTCACGAGCCGGACGGCACCTGGCGGCGCGGGGGTCGGCGGTCGCCAGGTGCGTCCGATGCGACGAGACGACCTGGCTGCGGTCGCGGAGTGGGACCGCTCGGTGTTCGGGGCCGGTCGCCGGCCGTTGCTCGAGTGGGCCCGAGAAACGACGCCGGACCTGGCGCTCGTCGCGGACGCGGGCGCAGGCCTCGAGGGCTACTGCCTGGCGAGGCAGGGCCACGACCTCCTCCATGTCGGCCCGGTCGTCGCCGACGACCTGGAGGTGGCTGCGTATCTCGTCGACGCGTGCCGCCGGCGAGCACCCGAGGCGCCAATGGTGATCGACGTGCCGGCGACCCCGACCGCGTGGACCGCGCGGCTGGCTGAGATGGGGTTCGTCGAGCAGCGCCCGTTCATTCGAATGTGCCGGGGCACCAACTCCCACGAGGGACGCCCGGCGTCGCAGTGGGCCATCTTCGGACCGGAGTGGGGATGA
- a CDS encoding amidohydrolase family protein translates to APVEAPRTKKMPLDLTDFQPRSMLHVRETVVERARFPVIDVHAHLGFASRETGGVPLGEEMTFLAPPTTLLNVMDRKNVKTMVHLTGGCGRGLVESVRTYDQAHPGRFLSFTEPWWSRAGEPGYPAFQAEELARARGAGARGLKVLKTLGLYLREKVTTGPLVKVDDARFGPMWEACGALNMPVAIHVADPEAFFLPTDRFNERFEELNNHPDWSFHGDRFPSFSELLDAFYRVVARHPRTQFIALHLGLNAENLAAVSERMDRFANVHVDLAARIGELGRQPRAARAFFERHQDRILFGTDAVPNGNDTPQQLFGEKLYEIYYRFLETEDEYFDYAPAPVPPQGRWRIYGIGLPEGILRKVYYDNAARLLGLDA, encoded by the coding sequence GCGCCGGTCGAGGCGCCGAGGACGAAGAAGATGCCGCTCGATCTCACCGACTTCCAGCCCCGCAGCATGTTGCATGTCCGCGAGACCGTCGTGGAACGCGCGCGGTTCCCGGTCATCGACGTCCATGCACACCTCGGGTTCGCGTCCAGGGAGACGGGCGGCGTCCCGCTCGGCGAGGAGATGACCTTCCTCGCGCCGCCCACCACGCTCCTGAACGTGATGGACCGGAAGAATGTGAAGACGATGGTGCACCTGACGGGCGGATGCGGCCGAGGCCTCGTCGAGAGCGTGAGGACCTACGACCAGGCCCATCCTGGACGGTTCCTGAGCTTCACCGAGCCGTGGTGGAGCCGCGCGGGCGAGCCGGGCTACCCGGCGTTCCAGGCCGAGGAACTCGCGCGCGCCCGAGGGGCCGGCGCCCGGGGTCTGAAGGTGCTGAAGACGCTCGGCCTGTACTTGCGCGAGAAGGTGACCACCGGGCCCCTGGTCAAGGTGGATGACGCGCGATTCGGCCCGATGTGGGAGGCCTGCGGGGCGCTGAACATGCCGGTGGCGATCCACGTGGCCGATCCCGAGGCGTTCTTCCTGCCGACCGACCGGTTCAACGAGCGATTCGAGGAGCTGAACAACCACCCCGACTGGTCGTTCCACGGCGACCGCTTTCCGTCGTTCAGCGAACTGCTCGACGCGTTCTATCGCGTGGTGGCGCGGCATCCCCGGACGCAGTTCATCGCGCTTCATCTCGGCCTCAACGCCGAGAACCTCGCCGCGGTCTCTGAGCGCATGGATCGGTTCGCCAACGTTCACGTCGACCTCGCCGCGCGCATCGGCGAGCTCGGGCGGCAGCCGAGGGCGGCGCGGGCGTTCTTCGAGCGACACCAGGACCGGATCCTGTTTGGCACCGACGCCGTCCCGAACGGCAACGACACACCACAGCAACTGTTCGGCGAGAAGCTCTACGAGATCTACTACCGGTTCCTCGAGACCGAAGACGAGTACTTCGACTATGCCCCGGCTCCGGTGCCGCCGCAGGGCCGCTGGCGGATCTACGGGATCGGGCTGCCCGAGGGGATCCTCCGCAAGGTGTATTACGACAACGCGGCGCGGCTCCTCGGGCTCGACGCATGA
- a CDS encoding NAD-dependent epimerase/dehydratase family protein, which translates to MSDFPRCNTVVDDGPDGQVSVAGLAAIESTARLEEVLSRPSPADVACLRRIDGDVAILGAGGKMGPSLARRVRRASAAAGVSRRVIAVSISWEPGVRESLSRDGIETLTCDFLDLAALARLPLCPNVLYLVGRKFGTAGSSDLTWAVNTLAPAYMADRFSDSRLVLFSSGNVYGMVPVEGDGSVETDLPVPVGEYAQSCLGRERVAEYFSRTRGTRCLLFRLNYAVDLRYGVLVDVGRRVFEGQGIDLRVGYANVIWQGDALSYALRSLELAMAPPRALNVTGPELVRIRDLALWFGGRFGREPRFEGEEGPTALLSNAGACYAALGQPEVGLDCLREWAASWIESGGPRLDKPTKYEVVDGRY; encoded by the coding sequence ATGAGCGATTTTCCGAGATGCAACACGGTGGTGGACGACGGACCGGATGGGCAGGTGTCGGTGGCAGGACTCGCCGCGATCGAGTCGACTGCGCGGCTCGAGGAGGTGCTGTCGCGGCCGAGTCCCGCGGACGTCGCCTGCCTGCGCCGGATCGACGGCGACGTCGCCATCCTCGGCGCGGGCGGCAAGATGGGACCGTCTTTGGCGCGCCGCGTCCGGCGGGCGAGCGCTGCGGCAGGCGTGTCGCGCCGCGTGATCGCCGTGTCCATCTCGTGGGAGCCCGGCGTTCGCGAGTCGCTCTCGCGCGACGGCATCGAGACACTGACGTGCGACTTCCTCGACCTCGCCGCCCTGGCCCGGCTGCCGCTGTGCCCGAACGTGCTCTACCTCGTCGGCCGCAAGTTCGGCACCGCGGGGAGCAGCGACCTGACGTGGGCAGTCAACACGCTGGCGCCGGCCTACATGGCGGACCGGTTTTCGGACTCGCGTCTCGTCCTGTTCTCGTCGGGTAACGTCTACGGCATGGTGCCGGTCGAGGGCGACGGCTCGGTGGAGACGGACCTGCCGGTGCCGGTCGGCGAGTACGCGCAGTCCTGCCTGGGCCGCGAGCGGGTCGCTGAGTACTTCTCCCGGACACGCGGGACGCGGTGTCTGCTGTTCAGGCTGAACTACGCCGTGGACCTGCGCTACGGCGTGCTGGTGGACGTCGGCCGGCGGGTGTTCGAGGGGCAGGGGATCGATCTGCGCGTCGGCTACGCGAACGTCATCTGGCAAGGCGACGCCCTGTCATACGCGCTGAGGAGCCTCGAACTCGCGATGGCGCCCCCGCGCGCGCTCAATGTCACCGGCCCGGAATTGGTGCGGATTCGCGATTTGGCCCTGTGGTTCGGCGGGCGCTTCGGCCGCGAGCCACGGTTCGAGGGCGAGGAGGGACCGACGGCGCTACTGAGCAACGCTGGCGCGTGCTACGCTGCGCTCGGTCAACCGGAAGTCGGCCTGGACTGCCTGCGTGAGTGGGCGGCCAGTTGGATCGAGTCGGGCGGCCCGCGCCTCGACAAGCCAACGAAGTACGAGGTCGTCGATGGACGCTACTGA